The sequence AGTGTTGCACAAAAAAAGGTAAAAAAAATGGATCAAAAAGATAAAGAATTTGGAGCCAGGTTGAAGCAGTTGCGACACATTTCTAATTTGAATCAAAAGGAGTTAGCTGAAAAAATTGGGCTCGGGGTCAGCTCAATCAGGGACCATGAAGCGGGCAGATATCCCAATAAAAACACGCTGCAAAAATATGTGGCTTTTTTTAAATGTAATAGGGATTGGTTGCTAACCGGACACAGCGAGCCGTATAATGTCCCGTTGGACCGGCTGCCAAAATATACCGGCGGAGATAAGCCGGATCGCCGGTCTCTTATGGACCGGTTTGTGTTTGTCCGGCTGGCAGATGCGCGGCTAAACGCCGGCGGCGGGCTGGTGGTGCAATCAGAGGAGATGCTTGATTATTATGCGTTTAGACATGATTGGCTCCGAAAGGTGGCCACGACCAAAAACAGTGTCGTTTTGATGCGGGTTGAAGGCGACAGTATGGCAAACACCGTACTTGAAGGCGACA comes from Desulfobacterales bacterium and encodes:
- a CDS encoding S24 family peptidase; its protein translation is MLTGHSEPYNVPLDRLPKYTGGDKPDRRSLMDRFVFVRLADARLNAGGGLVVQSEEMLDYYAFRHDWLRKVATTKNSVVLMRVEGDSMANTVLEGDTVMVDLGRKEVKSGNIFALGVGDTVMLKRLEYTPHNKIKVKSDNPDHDDYELAPQEIRVIGQVIWIARQMVRFDI